The following proteins are encoded in a genomic region of Ammospiza caudacuta isolate bAmmCau1 chromosome 3, bAmmCau1.pri, whole genome shotgun sequence:
- the SMIM8 gene encoding small integral membrane protein 8, which yields MSSTKPPNENETPKERKPGLRSVQTTMLFRAVNPELFIKPNKPVMAFGLVAISLCVAYLGYLHATAENKKDLYEAIDSEGSRYMRRKTSKWD from the exons ATGTCTTCCACCAAACCTccaaatgaaaatgaaacacCCAAAGAGAGAAAACCAGGACTGAGGAGTGTTCAGACAACTATGCTTTTCCGAGCTGTGAACCCAGAGCTTTTCATTAAGCCT aACAAACCTGTGATGGCATTTGGACTGGTAGCAATTAGCCTCTGTGTGGCCTACCTTGGTTATTTGCATGCAACAGCAGAGAATAAAAAGGACCTCTATGAAGCAATCGACAGTGAGGGGTCCAGATACATGAGGAGGAAAACTTCCAAGTGGGATTGA